The nucleotide sequence AGATCTGGTAGGATCTGTCTATTGAGTCGAATTGCGGAATGACACAGGGGGCATCCTCTGCGGCTGGGCAGGTCGGTCAGTAGAAACATTATTGTGCGTTTCCTCTGACAGTTTCCTGCTCGCTGCGCTCGGCCCGGATGTGCATCCGGGCCTACCCTTTTCGATTGGTGTTTTATTATTCTCTCGATCGTTGTTGGGCGAGCCAACTGTGCCCTGGTCGCTGATTTTAAAGATATAGGAGTTTTTCAGTTGTCCTGTTACTTTTCTATTTTGCATGGTGGATTATTTTGTGGAAGTGCGTGGGAGAGTCAAGGGGAGATGAACAATTCCAGTTGGCGATATGGGTTGACACAGGGCCGATATAAGGCGATCTCGAGGCGGTTTCGGTGTGAAGCATTCCGATGTGCGGCGACCCGCAGGCATACATTGGGAACTGGTGTGATTATGCAAACTGAATATCCGGAAAAAAGGGGGTTAAATGCGGTGCACACAACGAACAAGTATCGCGTGTTTCAGTGCACTGTAAACTGGGCACGCGCGCGACTCAAAACAACGTTTATCGATATCGTCGCGGCGGAGTCAAGTCGAATCTCTTCAGTAGCGGTTCGCGATGTGCACGGGGCTGAATATGAATTTTCGATAAACAGTCTGCCTGTCTACTTGTGTCAGCCGCGCACTTGAACACAATTGGTTCTGATCTTTGACTGTTGCATACATCCTGCTGAATTGAGGTCTGACTGTGAAACGTTTTATTCTCCTGCTTGTTTTCCTCGCGTTGTTTTTGCTGACACCAGAGTCAACACAGGCCTGGAATTACGCCGGGCATCGGGTGATTGCTTCGATTGCCTGGGATCAGCTGACGCCGGAAACACAGGCGGCGATGATTGCATTGCTGAAACAGCATCCCCGATTTGAACAGGATTTCCAGTCACGGATGCCTGAGGTAATCCTGAAGGCGAGCCCTGCAGTTCAGGATCGCTGGCTGTTCATGCGAGCCGCGACCTGGCCGGATATTGCCCGCAGTTTTAAAGAAGCGGATCGCGAGAAGTATCATCATGGCACGTGGCATTACATCAATCAGCCGATCTATCTGGACACGGCTTCCGAACTGTCTCTGAGTTCTAAACTGCCTGTGAACACCGCCAAGTCGATCAGACAGGGAGATGATCCGCTGCAGTTCAATATTCTGCAGGCGCTGGAATATAACGTCGCGCAAATGAAAGACCCCGCTGTCAGCGAGGCGGACAAAGCGCTGGCGCTCTGCTGGATCATGCATCTGACGGGAGACAGCCATCAGCCTCTGCATTCATCTGCTTTGTTCAGCAAAGGCTCTTTTCCCGAAGGAGACCGCGGGGGGAACAGTATTCGGATTGGTAAATCAAATCTGCATGCGCAGTGGGATGGTTTGCTGGGGAACAGTTTCAAGGATTCGGAAATTGTGAGTCAGGCGGTCGGACTGGCCCGCGACCCGGCGTTAAAGCAGCTGGGCGAACAGGCGACAAAGAATTTGAATTACGCTGACTGGATTGATGAAAGTCACGCGCTGGCAAAAAGTGCCGGTTACACTCAACTAATCTTAGCTGCAGCAAAGCAGAACGATTCCCCACAGAATGAGTTTCTCAAATTGAAAGACCTGCCCGCCGCGTATTATCGAACAGCGGGTGCGATTGCCGTGAAACGGGCGGCTCAGTCCGGCTGGCGACTGGCAGCGGTGATTAACGGCTTTCAGTAATACTGAGCTGCCGGCATTGTTCGCTCTCGACGGATTGGGAGTGATTGGGTTTTCTGGTAGAAACCTGTCACGTGTCTTCTATTTTCGTTGCACATCTGAACCGATTTCATCATAAAGGGACATACAGATACACAAAACATCAGTTATCCGCGTGATTATAGATCTGCCCCAGTCAACAGGCAGAGATCAGTTCCAATCGCTGACGCAGAGTGAAATCGGGAGAAAACACCAATGGGAAACGGCGAACATTTTCTGCTAGTCAAAAAAGGTGCCCAGGCAGTGGAGCAATGGCGTCAGGAGAATCCCGGGTTGCAACTGGATCTGACCTGGGCAGATTTGAGCAAGGACATTCTGATTGGTTTGGATCTGAGTCATGCTGATCTCAGATGGAGTGATTTAAGCAAAGCAAATCTCAAAGGCGCCAATCTCAGCAACGCCGATCTGAGTGAAGCCAACCTGTCTGAAGCGATCATGGTCGATTCGAATCTCTGTCAGGCAAAATTATTTTTAGCCAACTTGAAATGGACCAAATTGAGTAGAGCGAATCTTGTCGAGGCAGATTTGAGCGGAGCGAGCCTGATTGAAACCGAATTAGATGGTGCTGATTTAAGTGATGCGGATTTCAGTAATGCTGTAGTAGAGAGAGTCGAGCTGAACAACACCAAAGGTTCTCCACTTTCACAAAAACAACTGGAAAATAACTGGAAGACGGAACCGGTCAAAAAACTGAGTCGCGGCCACAAAATCATTCTGTTCAGTTTTCTGACATTTATGGTAATGATTTCACCCGGCCTTTTTCTGGAACCGAATCTGGATAAAACCAACCCCACGCTGGATTCCATTATGGGGGTCGTCTGCTTAACAGCCTTTGCGATTTTATACATTGGGATGATTGTGGGTTGTACCATTATCACGACTGATAAAGGACACGAAGGAATTGTGGGCTTTATTCTGGGAA is from Gimesia maris and encodes:
- a CDS encoding S1/P1 nuclease, producing the protein MKRFILLLVFLALFLLTPESTQAWNYAGHRVIASIAWDQLTPETQAAMIALLKQHPRFEQDFQSRMPEVILKASPAVQDRWLFMRAATWPDIARSFKEADREKYHHGTWHYINQPIYLDTASELSLSSKLPVNTAKSIRQGDDPLQFNILQALEYNVAQMKDPAVSEADKALALCWIMHLTGDSHQPLHSSALFSKGSFPEGDRGGNSIRIGKSNLHAQWDGLLGNSFKDSEIVSQAVGLARDPALKQLGEQATKNLNYADWIDESHALAKSAGYTQLILAAAKQNDSPQNEFLKLKDLPAAYYRTAGAIAVKRAAQSGWRLAAVINGFQ
- a CDS encoding pentapeptide repeat-containing protein, with translation MGNGEHFLLVKKGAQAVEQWRQENPGLQLDLTWADLSKDILIGLDLSHADLRWSDLSKANLKGANLSNADLSEANLSEAIMVDSNLCQAKLFLANLKWTKLSRANLVEADLSGASLIETELDGADLSDADFSNAVVERVELNNTKGSPLSQKQLENNWKTEPVKKLSRGHKIILFSFLTFMVMISPGLFLEPNLDKTNPTLDSIMGVVCLTAFAILYIGMIVGCTIITTDKGHEGIVGFILGMSFFLIGLLIVTLLPDQTKKRTRRRVST